One window of the Solanum stenotomum isolate F172 chromosome 11, ASM1918654v1, whole genome shotgun sequence genome contains the following:
- the LOC125843873 gene encoding TMV resistance protein N-like yields MASSSSSSNSQNCPRRKYDVFLSFRGDTRNNFMSHLYNGLTIRGIFTFLDDVRLEDGDSISEELVKAIKESQVAVIVFSKNYATSSWCLNELVKIMECKEKENGHMTVIPIFYYVDPSDVRYQRESFAEAFTKHESRYKDDEGMQKVKRWRTALTVAADLKGHDIHDGINQGREIKKIVNDISSKLYKSACSLSDLQDVVGIHAHLENLKPLLQMEINNVWIVGIWGIGEIGKTTIANAIFDTLSNQFEAACFLANVKENAKKNQLHSLQNTLLSVLLRKKDDYVSNEYDGKRMIKSRLSSMKVLIVLDDIDHGDHLEYLAGDVGWFGNGSRVIVTTRNRKLIEDSDAIYEVHTLPDHEPMQLFNQHAFKKEVPDECFKKFSLEVVNQAKGLPLVIKVWGSMLHKKGIDKWEKIVDQIKKKSNSKIVEKLKISYDGLEPEEQKIFLDIACFFRGHERKQVMKIVESCDFGAEYILDVLIDKSLVFKSEYDDIEMHDLIEDMGKYIVKMQKDSREPSRIWNVEDFEDVMMGNMGTMTVEAIWINYFEKLSLSKEAMKNMQSLRILCIQIYSWTSQSDSEDGSIEYLPNNLCWFVWHNYSQKACSC; encoded by the exons AtggcatcttcttcttcttcgagtAATTCACAAAACTGTCCTCGACGGAAGTACGATGTCTTTCTAAGTTTCAGAGGTGATACCCGGAATAATTTTATGAGTCACTTGTACAATGGTTTGACAATTAGGGGAATATTCACCTTTCTAGATGATGTAAGGCTAGAGGATGGCGATTCCATCTCAGAAGAACTCGTGAAAGCTATAAAAGAGTCTCAAGTTGCAGTAATCGTTTTCTCAAAGAATTATGCTACATCAAGTTGGTGCTTGAATGAACTAGTGAAGATTATGGAATGCAAGGAGAAAGAAAATGGACACATGACAGTTATACCGATCTTCTATTATGTGGATCCATCAGATGTTCGATACCAAAGGGAGAGCTTTGCAGAAGCATTTACCAAACACGAATCGAGGTATAAGGATGATGAGGGGATGCAGAAGGTGAAACGATGGAGAACTGCCCTAACTGTTGCCGCAGATCTAAAAGGACATGATATTCATGACGG GATTAATCAAGGAAGGGAAATTAAAAAGATCGTCAACGACATCTCTTCCAAACTTTACAAGAGTGCTTGTTCTTTATCTGATTTGCAAGATGTTGTGGGAATACATGCTCATTTAGAGAATCTAAAACCCCTACTTCAAATGGAAATCAATAATGTTTGGATTGTAGGAATCTGGGGAATAGGCGAAATCGGTAAAACAACAATAGCAAATGCCATCTTTGATACTCTATCCAATCAATTTGAAGCAGCTTGTTTTCTTGcgaatgttaaagaaaatgcaaaaaaGAATCAACTGCATTCTTTACAAAATACCCTTCTCTCTGTActgttaagaaaaaaagatgattaCGTCAGTAATGAGTATGATGGGAAGCGCATGATTAAGAGCAGACTTTCTTCTATGAAGGTGTTGATTGTGCTTGATGACATAGATCATGGTGATCATTTGGAGTATTTAGCAGGTGATGTTGGCTGGTTTGGTAATGGAAGCAGAGTTATTGTAACAACTAGAAATAGAAAATTGATAGAGGATAGTGATGCAATATATGAAGTGCATACACTACCTGATCATGAACCTATGCAATTGTTCAATCAACATGCTTTCAAAAAAGAAGTTCCAGATGAGTGTTTTAAGAAGTTCTCATTGGAGGTAGTAAATCAGGCTAAAGGCCTTCCTTTAGTCATCAAGGTGTGGGGTTCTATGTTGCATAAGAAAGGCatagataagtgggaaaaaatTGTAgaccaaataaagaaaaagtctaattcaaaaattgttgaaaaactcaaaataagttATGATGGGTTGGAGCCCGAAGAGCAAAAGATATTTCTAGATATCGCATGTTTCTTCCGTGGGCATGAAAGAAAACAAGTCATGAAAATTGTTGAAAGCTGTGATTTTGGAGCTGAATACATATTGGATGTCCTAATTGACAAATCCCTTGTGTTCAAATCTGAATATGATGATATTGAAATGCATGACTTGATTGAAGATATGGGCAAATACATagtgaaaatgcaaaaagattCCAGAGAACCTAGCAGAATATGGAATGTTGAAGATTTCGAAGATGTGATGATGGGCAATATG GGGACCATGACAGTGGAAGCAATCtggattaattattttgaaaaactaaGCTTAAGCAAAGAGGCAATGAAAAATATGCAAAGCCTTAGGATATTATGCATACAAATTTATTCGTGGACTTCCCAAAGTGATTCAGAAGATGGTTCTATTGAGTACCTGCCCAACAACTTGTGTTGGTTTGTGTGGCATAATTATTCCCAGAAGGCTTGTTCATGTTGA